From Flavobacterium sp. 102, a single genomic window includes:
- a CDS encoding DUF4136 domain-containing protein, translating to MKSIKILPLLLLFVLASCSSIKVNSDYDKQVDFAPYKTYAFHKTGIDKAEISDLDKKRILRSIDETMEAKGFSKSETPDLLVSFFTKEREEVNVNQFNAGWGYGWGWGWNPYLWGGNTSVSRHTEGTLYIDIIDAKKKELIWQGEGEGVLTKDTNKKDEVIKEFVTKILEQYPPQKK from the coding sequence ATGAAATCAATTAAAATTTTACCGTTACTCCTACTCTTTGTTCTCGCATCGTGTAGTTCCATCAAAGTGAATTCCGATTATGACAAGCAAGTAGATTTTGCACCTTATAAAACTTATGCTTTTCACAAAACCGGAATTGACAAAGCCGAGATTTCCGATTTGGATAAAAAACGAATTCTTCGCTCTATTGACGAAACCATGGAAGCCAAAGGATTTTCTAAAAGCGAAACACCAGACTTATTAGTTTCTTTTTTTACTAAGGAAAGAGAAGAAGTTAATGTAAACCAATTCAATGCCGGCTGGGGTTATGGCTGGGGCTGGGGTTGGAATCCTTACTTGTGGGGCGGAAACACTTCTGTATCGAGACACACCGAAGGAACACTTTACATCGATATTATTGATGCCAAGAAAAAAGAACTGATTTGGCAAGGTGAAGGCGAGGGTGTTTTAACCAAAGACACCAATAAAAAAGACGAAGTGATTAAGGAGTTTGTGACTAAAATATTAGAGCAATATCCACCGCAGAAAAAGTAG
- a CDS encoding aromatic amino acid hydroxylase, with product MEAHFESNPLIDRLPKHLKQFIKPQDYDDYTPINQAVWRYVMRKNVDYLSKVAHESYLEGLKKTGLEVDNIPNMYGMNRILKEIGWAAVAVDGFIPPNAFMEFQAYNVLVIASDIRQLEHIEYTPAPDIIHEGAGHAPIIANPEYAEYLRRFGEIGCKAISSSRDYEMYEAIRLLSILKEAEGTPASDIKKAEDQVEFLQNNMGELSEMSRIRNLHWWTVEYGLIGTVDNPKIYGAGLLSSIGESAWCMTDNVTKIPYDISAADQSFDITKPQPQLYVTPDFAELSLVLEEFANTMALRTGGLSGIQKLINSKSLGTIELSTGIQISGLFTNVIEHEGKPVYVQTNGKTALSYREKELVGHGTQYHAEGFGSPIGKLKGINLAIEDMSPRDLRAYDIYEAEKVTLEFEGNITVTGEIITGSRNLQGEIIIISFKNCTVTHNDIVLFQPEWGVYDMAVGKKVTSAFSGPADVNSFDMVNHVPSSHTIKAKKSPEREELEGLYLNIRNIREGKPAVISIEKTFDILKEKHPNDWLLGVEIAEFCDKTNNTTLLHDVLVQLEKVKQNRPEIAHLISGGLGLFLEKVSLQH from the coding sequence ATGGAAGCCCATTTTGAAAGCAACCCTTTGATTGACAGATTACCAAAGCACTTGAAACAGTTTATCAAACCGCAAGATTATGACGATTACACTCCGATTAATCAGGCTGTTTGGCGTTATGTGATGCGTAAAAATGTAGATTATCTTTCAAAAGTTGCCCATGAATCTTATTTAGAAGGCTTGAAAAAAACCGGTTTGGAAGTGGATAATATTCCGAACATGTATGGCATGAATCGTATTTTGAAAGAAATCGGTTGGGCTGCCGTAGCTGTGGACGGATTTATTCCACCCAATGCATTTATGGAATTTCAAGCGTATAACGTTTTGGTGATTGCTTCAGACATTCGTCAACTAGAACACATCGAATATACTCCGGCTCCGGACATCATTCACGAAGGCGCGGGTCACGCTCCTATTATTGCCAATCCGGAATACGCGGAATATTTGCGTCGTTTTGGGGAAATTGGTTGTAAAGCCATTTCGTCTTCGCGCGATTATGAAATGTATGAAGCGATTCGTTTATTATCTATCCTAAAAGAAGCGGAAGGAACACCTGCCAGCGACATAAAGAAAGCCGAAGACCAAGTCGAGTTTCTGCAAAATAACATGGGAGAACTCTCTGAAATGTCCCGCATCAGAAACCTGCATTGGTGGACTGTAGAATATGGCTTAATCGGAACGGTTGATAACCCAAAAATTTATGGTGCCGGTTTGCTTTCCTCGATAGGCGAAAGTGCTTGGTGCATGACAGACAATGTCACCAAAATCCCTTATGATATTTCGGCAGCAGACCAAAGTTTTGACATTACTAAACCGCAACCACAGTTGTATGTAACGCCTGATTTTGCTGAATTAAGTTTGGTTTTGGAAGAGTTTGCTAACACGATGGCATTGCGTACCGGAGGTTTATCTGGTATTCAAAAATTGATTAATTCCAAGTCATTAGGAACGATTGAATTGAGTACCGGAATTCAGATTTCAGGTTTGTTTACCAATGTTATTGAACATGAAGGAAAACCGGTTTATGTGCAAACTAACGGCAAAACTGCTTTGTCCTATCGTGAAAAAGAATTAGTAGGCCACGGCACACAATACCACGCGGAAGGTTTTGGTTCTCCAATTGGAAAACTAAAAGGCATCAACTTGGCGATTGAAGATATGAGCCCAAGAGATTTAAGAGCTTATGACATTTATGAAGCCGAAAAAGTGACTTTAGAATTTGAAGGCAACATTACCGTTACCGGAGAAATTATTACCGGTTCAAGAAACCTTCAAGGCGAAATCATCATCATTAGTTTTAAAAATTGTACTGTAACACACAACGATATTGTTTTATTCCAACCTGAATGGGGTGTTTATGATATGGCTGTAGGCAAAAAAGTAACTTCTGCTTTTTCAGGTCCGGCTGATGTGAATAGTTTTGACATGGTTAATCATGTACCTTCAAGTCATACTATTAAAGCTAAAAAATCGCCTGAAAGGGAAGAATTAGAAGGCTTATACCTCAACATCCGAAACATTCGCGAAGGAAAACCTGCGGTAATTTCAATCGAAAAAACATTTGATATTCTAAAAGAAAAGCATCCTAATGATTGGTTACTTGGTGTTGAAATTGCAGAATTTTGCGATAAAACCAATAATACTACTTTACTTCATGATGTGTTAGTACAACTCGAAAAAGTAAAACAAAATCGTCCAGAAATTGCCCATTTAATCTCGGGCGGACTGGGGCTTTTTTTAGAAAAAGTAAGTTTACAGCACTAA
- a CDS encoding rhodanese-like domain-containing protein, producing MGLLSMFGLGSKSESIQDFVNKAAVIIDVRTVGEFRDGHIKGSKNIPLDTINGKLNEIKKLDKPVIVCCRSGMRSAQAVSILKSVGVEVINGGGWQSLENKL from the coding sequence ATGGGACTATTAAGCATGTTTGGTTTAGGAAGCAAATCAGAAAGTATTCAAGATTTTGTAAACAAAGCCGCTGTTATTATTGATGTAAGAACCGTTGGTGAATTTCGTGACGGACACATCAAAGGATCTAAAAACATTCCGTTAGACACTATTAACGGTAAATTAAACGAAATCAAAAAATTAGACAAACCGGTCATTGTTTGTTGTCGCTCCGGAATGCGCAGTGCACAAGCAGTTTCAATCTTAAAATCTGTCGGCGTTGAAGTAATTAATGGTGGTGGTTGGCAAAGTTTGGAAAATAAGTTATAA
- a CDS encoding T9SS type A sorting domain-containing protein — translation MKTTKIYLVVCLTFLLTQFNTFAQYNGGNSGGATINELSGASCSIPAHFYAYFGGINDGSGVEELSTTACGTAPSQYAYMGGINDGAGTEELSAIACGIPPSFYAYMGGDNDGAGVETIENSVCAFPPHFYAYFGGDGDGYTMDVTAPICPTQPPVASFTASTTALCVGQSVTFTDTSTNIPFVWSWIFEGGTPATSTAQNPTVTYNTAGTYAVTFTATNYNGGDNVTFTNYITVTAVPVISTTTPVSRCDAGTVTLQATATIGTLNWYDAPTLGNLVGTGTSFTTPSISTTTIYYVESVVGSCTSTRVSVTATVNSTPSLTATTPAARCGTGNISLTATATTGTIRWYDLPTNGTLLATGGTLNLVGLTTTTIYYVEVTNGFCTSPRTAVTATINSVPSVTSTTPASRCDSGTLTLQATASGGTLNWYDAPTLGNLVGTGTTFITPSISATTIYYVETTSGICNSVRTAVTATVNATPIIISTTPNSRCDAGTVTLQASASVGALNWYNAPTLGTLVGTGNSFTTPSIAATTNYYVEAVNGLCSSARTLVVATVNNSPTITSTTPMSICSGDSFTIVATASAGTVNWYNLPAGGTLLATGSNYSLGSLGATATYYAQAINGNCSSGRTAVEVTVTNRPTNTSSTPASRCGNGSVTLSATFSSGTVNWYDAPTLGNLVGTGSNFTTPSLSVTTNYYAEAINASCTSLVRTAVTATVNEQPILLSTIPASRCGNGSVTLQATANVGTINWYNAPTGGTLVATGGSFTTPVLGMTTPYYVEVVNGTCASARTTVTATVYIVATITSTTPGSRCDTGTLTLNATANLGTLNWYDAPTLGNLVGTGTSFTTPSISVSTNYYVEATNGTCTSSRVAVTASIVPTDAPTGLANQTFCAGETVGLINVVGANVIWYDAPSNGNVVSSGTPLVSGTVYYGSQTVGACESPTRIAVTMTLGGCLGREEFEANNLKVYPNPVVDVLNISFTGIIAKVEVVNLLGQLVDAKFNNATESQIDMSRLASGTYLIRITIDDNVKTVKVIKK, via the coding sequence GATTAATGATGGTGCAGGAACAGAAGAATTAAGCGCAATTGCCTGTGGAATTCCGCCTTCTTTCTATGCCTACATGGGAGGTGATAATGATGGTGCCGGAGTAGAAACTATAGAGAATTCAGTTTGTGCATTTCCCCCACATTTCTATGCTTATTTTGGAGGAGATGGCGATGGCTACACTATGGATGTTACGGCACCAATTTGCCCAACACAACCGCCAGTAGCAAGTTTTACTGCTTCTACAACGGCCTTGTGCGTAGGTCAATCCGTAACGTTTACAGATACCTCTACGAATATACCATTTGTGTGGAGTTGGATTTTTGAAGGTGGAACACCAGCAACATCAACAGCACAAAATCCAACGGTTACATACAACACTGCAGGGACTTATGCAGTAACATTTACTGCTACCAATTACAATGGCGGTGACAACGTTACTTTTACTAATTATATAACAGTAACTGCTGTTCCTGTAATTAGTACTACAACTCCAGTGAGTAGATGTGATGCCGGTACAGTAACTTTACAAGCAACGGCTACGATAGGAACCTTAAATTGGTATGATGCACCAACATTAGGTAACTTAGTAGGAACAGGCACAAGTTTTACCACGCCGAGTATTTCAACCACTACCATTTATTATGTAGAATCAGTGGTTGGTTCTTGTACGTCAACAAGAGTTTCAGTTACTGCAACGGTAAATTCTACTCCTTCATTGACTGCTACAACCCCTGCCGCCAGATGTGGAACAGGTAATATTTCGTTAACTGCTACAGCAACAACAGGAACCATAAGATGGTATGATTTACCAACAAACGGAACCCTGCTTGCCACAGGTGGCACGTTGAATTTAGTTGGCCTCACTACAACAACAATTTATTATGTTGAAGTGACGAATGGTTTCTGTACATCGCCAAGAACTGCAGTTACAGCTACGATTAATTCGGTTCCAAGCGTAACTTCAACAACACCAGCGAGTAGATGTGATTCAGGAACTTTAACATTGCAAGCAACAGCTTCTGGTGGAACCTTAAATTGGTATGATGCACCTACATTAGGAAATTTAGTTGGAACCGGAACCACTTTTATAACGCCAAGTATTTCAGCAACTACTATTTATTATGTTGAAACTACTTCGGGTATCTGTAATTCTGTAAGAACAGCAGTCACAGCAACAGTAAATGCTACGCCAATTATTATTTCCACTACACCTAACAGCCGATGTGATGCCGGTACAGTAACTCTACAAGCAAGCGCAAGTGTTGGGGCTTTAAATTGGTACAATGCACCAACATTAGGAACATTAGTTGGCACCGGAAATTCATTTACGACTCCTAGTATAGCTGCAACAACAAATTATTATGTGGAAGCGGTAAATGGTCTTTGTTCTTCTGCAAGAACTTTGGTTGTTGCCACAGTTAATAACAGTCCAACGATTACGTCAACAACTCCAATGAGTATTTGTAGTGGCGACTCATTTACAATTGTTGCTACAGCAAGTGCAGGAACTGTAAACTGGTATAATTTACCTGCGGGAGGAACGTTATTGGCAACCGGTAGTAATTATTCTTTGGGAAGTTTGGGAGCTACTGCTACTTATTATGCGCAGGCCATTAATGGAAATTGTTCATCAGGAAGAACGGCGGTGGAAGTAACAGTGACCAACAGACCTACAAATACATCTTCAACTCCGGCTTCACGATGTGGCAATGGTTCGGTAACGTTATCGGCTACTTTTTCTTCGGGAACAGTTAATTGGTATGATGCGCCAACATTAGGAAACTTAGTAGGAACAGGTTCAAATTTTACCACACCAAGTTTATCTGTGACGACAAATTATTATGCGGAAGCCATTAATGCGAGTTGCACTTCTTTGGTTAGAACTGCGGTTACTGCCACTGTAAATGAACAGCCAATATTACTTTCGACCATTCCGGCAAGTAGATGTGGAAATGGTTCAGTAACATTACAAGCAACGGCAAATGTCGGAACAATAAATTGGTATAATGCTCCAACTGGCGGTACACTAGTTGCTACAGGTGGAAGTTTTACTACTCCTGTTTTAGGCATGACAACACCTTATTATGTTGAAGTAGTAAATGGCACTTGTGCTTCTGCGCGAACTACTGTGACAGCTACTGTTTATATTGTGGCAACAATAACATCAACAACTCCGGGAAGCAGATGTGATACAGGAACTTTGACCTTGAATGCAACTGCTAATTTAGGAACTTTAAATTGGTATGATGCACCAACATTAGGGAATTTGGTAGGAACAGGTACTAGCTTTACCACACCAAGTATCTCTGTTTCTACAAATTATTATGTAGAAGCAACGAATGGAACTTGTACATCATCACGAGTGGCAGTTACCGCTTCGATTGTTCCAACTGATGCTCCGACAGGATTGGCAAATCAAACATTCTGTGCAGGTGAAACAGTAGGGTTAATCAATGTTGTTGGTGCCAACGTCATTTGGTATGATGCGCCTTCAAATGGTAATGTTGTTTCATCAGGAACACCATTAGTTTCGGGAACAGTTTATTATGGTTCGCAAACGGTAGGTGCTTGCGAAAGTCCAACTAGAATTGCTGTTACGATGACTTTAGGTGGTTGTTTGGGAAGAGAAGAATTTGAAGCGAATAATTTAAAGGTTTATCCTAATCCTGTTGTTGATGTCTTAAACATCTCTTTTACAGGTATTATAGCTAAAGTTGAAGTGGTGAATCTACTTGGTCAATTAGTTGACGCCAAGTTTAACAATGCTACTGAAAGTCAAATCGATATGTCAAGACTGGCTAGTGGTACCTATTTAATAAGAATAACAATAGACGATAATGTCAAAACCGTTAAAGTGATTAAAAAATAA